A single window of Grus americana isolate bGruAme1 chromosome 6, bGruAme1.mat, whole genome shotgun sequence DNA harbors:
- the EN1 gene encoding homeobox protein engrailed-1: protein MEEPPEGHGHRDAAPGPASSGSDGESVPVSPSPAPASPAAPCPLPLPRRRHPPPPPPPPPPPPPHRTTNFFIDNILRPDFGCKKEPPAPAGGGGGGSRERDGDRGQSSGRENVNPLLARPPNPPSLLCPDSNCRPDGSAPPPPPAAAAAAAKASPAAAAAAASGAAKPPADGGETHPAKYGEHGSPAILLMGSNNGGPVIKPDSQQPLVWPAWVYCTRYSDRPSSGPRTRKLKKKKTEKEDKRPRTAFTAEQLQRLKAEFQANRYITEQRRQSLAQELSLNESQIKIWFQNKRAKIKKATGIKNGLALHLMAQGLYNHSTTTVQDKEESE from the exons ATGGAAGAGCCGCCGGAGGGGCACGGCCACCGAGACGCGGCGCCCGGCCCGGCGAGCAGCGGCAGCGATGGCGAGAGCGTACCcgtgtcccccagccccgcgcccgcctcccccgccgcgccctgccccctgcccctgccccgccgccgccacccgccgcccccgccgccgcccccgccgccgccgccgccccacCGCACCACCAACTTTTTCATCGACAACATCCTGAGGCCGGACTTCGGCTGCAAGAAGGAGCCGCCCGCACCGGCcggcggcggaggaggaggcagccGGGAGCGGGACGGAGACCGGGGGCAGAGCTCAGGTAGAGAAAACGTCAACCCGCTGCTGGCCCGGCCGCCCAACCcgccctccctcctctgcccggACTCGAACTGCCGTCCCGAcggctccgcgccgccgccgccgcccgcagccgccgccgccgccgccaaagccagccccgccgcggcggcagcggcggcgtCGGGGGCGGCCAAGCCCCCCGCCGACGGGGGCGAGACTCACCCGGCGAAGTACGGGGAGCACGGCAGCCCCGCCATCCTCCTCATGGGCTCTAATAATGGAGGACCTGTTATAAAGCCCGACTCGCAACAGCCGCTGGTGTGGCCTGCCTGGGTCTACTGCACTAGGTATTCAGACAGACCGTCCTCGG GCCCCCGCACCAGgaagctgaagaagaagaagacgGAGAAGGAGGACAAGCGGCCGCGGACGGCGTTCACGGCCGAGCAGCTGCAGCGGCTGAAGGCGGAGTTCCAGGCGAACCGGTACATCACGGAGCAGCGGCGGCAGAGCCTGGCCCAGGAGCTCAGCCTCAACGAGTCCCAGATCAAGATCTGGTTCCAGAACAAACGAGCCAAGATCAAGAAGGCGACGGGCATCAAGAACGGGCTGGCGCTGCACCTCATGGCCCAGGGACTCTACAACCACTCCACCACCACCGTGCAGGACAAAGAGGAGAGCGAGTGA